GATATACCCGCGCTGCACTGATTCGTAAGGCACACACCAGGAGCTTCTGCTGGCCCCGGGAAAGCACATCCTGAGCGGCCAACTTCCCCACACGGATTTTTAGATCCGCTCTATGTGGGCCAACCGACGTGTGCCCTAGATGCTGGTCTCTTGAAAGCTGTTCAGCCATGGCATCCACCAAAGGCAAATCAGACCAACCCCGTTGATAGTCCATGTCTAATGCGTCATAGACGGGGTTGTCTGCCAACAGCGCCCGCAGCTCACCCTTAAACTGGGTAAAAACCCGGCTGCGATATGCATCTAGCAGCTCCCCCGTGCGGCTTAGCTCTTTATCCCACGGGGCCAGTAATTCCGCGGTTATTCTACCAGATCGGAGCAAACTATTCCGTTGTTTGAGCGCCTGCTTGGCCTGTCGCCACGCGCTGATAAATCCATGTTCCACGTGGAACACCAGCCAATCCAAAAACTGGCGACGCTCCCCCGGCCCGCCGGAGAGCAAGGCAAAGGTTTCGGAGTAGATTGTCTGCAAGGGCAGCAGTTGAGCCAGCTCGGCTGCAGATGTTACGGGCTTACCGTTCACCTTGAACTGATCTGTGCCACGTTGGGTACGCTCTACGCCAATGCGCGAACGCCCCAGTTGGGCTTCAGTCTGTTCACCAAATACAGTGACCGCCTGCTCCCCTTCCTGAATCAGGGGCTTAAGCTTGTGGGAGCGAAAGGAGCGGCCACGGCCCAGCAGGGAAATTGCCTCCAACACACTGGTTTTACCGGCCCCGTTAACACCATAGAAGAGGTTAACGTGCGGGTGCAGCGCCAAGGAACAGGCCGAAATATTGCGGAAATGGCTAACTTTAAGGGTATCTAGGGGCATTTAGCACAAGGGCCCCAGAGGGGCCCTGAGGGGTATCTTAGAGGCGCATTGGCATAACAACGTATGCGCTGTCGCCACTGTCTGGCTCTTCAAGCAGGGCGCTGGAATTGGAGTCTGCCAGGGTAATCTTGATGTTCTCAGAACCGAGTACCGAGGTGACATCCAGCAGGTAACTCACATTGAAACCAATCTCCATGGACTCACCTGTGTAATCCACGGTTACTGTTTCCTCTGCTTCTTCCTGCTCCGGGTTGTTGGCCACTATAGTCAACTGGCCGGCATCCAACTGCAGCCTTACACCGCGGTATTTTTCGTTAGAGAGGATCGCCGTGCGGCCAAAAGCCTGTTTTAACTCGTCGCGCACACCAATCACTATGCGGTTACCGCCCTTGGGCAATACGCGCTCGTAGTCTGGAAACTTGCCGTCTACCAGTTTTGACGTAAAGGTAAATTCGGGTGTAATGGCGCGGATATGGCTGCCACCCAGTTTAATCTCGGCACCGGAATCGCCATCCCCCAACAAACGGGCCAGTTCTATCACACCTTTACGGGGCAAGATGGCCTGTATTTTATCGGCACAGTTGATTTCCAGTGGGCGGGTACACATGGCCAGGCGGTGGCCGTCTGTGGCTACCACGCGCAATTGGCCTTGGGTGACTTCCCACAACATGCCGTTCAGGTAGTAGCGTACATCTTGCTGGGCCATAGCGAAGGCCGTGCGGTCGATTAAGCGCTTGATGTCTTTCTGCGCGCAGGAAAACTGCAAATCTGAGGGGCCATCTTCCACGTTCGGAAAATCATTGGCAGGCAGGGTAGACAGGGTAAAGCGGCTACGGCCACTCTTCACCACGAGTTTTTGATTATCTTCAATAAATTCAATTACCGCGGTATCAGGCAGCGAGCGGCAAATATCCACAAGCTTGCGGGCAGGCACGGTGATTTCACCAC
This genomic stretch from Simiduia sp. 21SJ11W-1 harbors:
- the recF gene encoding DNA replication/repair protein RecF, which codes for MPLDTLKVSHFRNISACSLALHPHVNLFYGVNGAGKTSVLEAISLLGRGRSFRSHKLKPLIQEGEQAVTVFGEQTEAQLGRSRIGVERTQRGTDQFKVNGKPVTSAAELAQLLPLQTIYSETFALLSGGPGERRQFLDWLVFHVEHGFISAWRQAKQALKQRNSLLRSGRITAELLAPWDKELSRTGELLDAYRSRVFTQFKGELRALLADNPVYDALDMDYQRGWSDLPLVDAMAEQLSRDQHLGHTSVGPHRADLKIRVGKLAAQDVLSRGQQKLLVCALRISAARVYQHASGRKCAFLIDDLPSELDPAARKLLASWLLALEGQVFITGVQRADLENTWEELSVPRKVFHVEHGQVTESE
- the dnaN gene encoding DNA polymerase III subunit beta — its product is MRFSVSRDSLLKPLQLVAGVVERRQTLPVLSNVLIQLDGDRLALTGTDLEVEIVGRIQLEQPGEGGEITVPARKLVDICRSLPDTAVIEFIEDNQKLVVKSGRSRFTLSTLPANDFPNVEDGPSDLQFSCAQKDIKRLIDRTAFAMAQQDVRYYLNGMLWEVTQGQLRVVATDGHRLAMCTRPLEINCADKIQAILPRKGVIELARLLGDGDSGAEIKLGGSHIRAITPEFTFTSKLVDGKFPDYERVLPKGGNRIVIGVRDELKQAFGRTAILSNEKYRGVRLQLDAGQLTIVANNPEQEEAEETVTVDYTGESMEIGFNVSYLLDVTSVLGSENIKITLADSNSSALLEEPDSGDSAYVVMPMRL